Proteins encoded together in one Variovorax paradoxus EPS window:
- a CDS encoding AAA family ATPase, with protein MKFQGSDNYVATQDLMLAVNAAITLKRPLLVKGEPGTGKTMLAEEVAQSLGLPLLQWHIKSTTKAQQGLYEYDAVSRLRDSQLSDVDGGERVKDIQNYIVKGVLWQAFTADEPVALLIDEIDKADIEFPNDLLREIDRMEFYCYETRELIRAKHRPVVFITSNNEKELPDAFLRRCFFHYIKFPDAETMKHIVAVHFPGLKQELLTAAMKTFYDVRNLPGLKKKPSTSELLDWLKLLVAEDIPLEALQSKDDKVAVPPLVGALLKNEQDVTLFEKLVFMQRNNR; from the coding sequence ATGAAATTCCAGGGCTCAGACAACTACGTCGCCACTCAGGACCTGATGCTGGCGGTCAACGCCGCCATCACGCTCAAGCGCCCGCTGCTCGTCAAGGGCGAACCCGGCACGGGCAAGACCATGCTGGCCGAGGAAGTGGCGCAATCGCTCGGGCTGCCGCTCCTGCAGTGGCACATCAAATCGACCACCAAGGCACAGCAGGGCCTGTATGAATACGACGCGGTGAGCCGCCTGCGCGATTCGCAACTGTCCGACGTGGACGGCGGCGAGCGCGTGAAGGACATCCAGAACTACATCGTCAAGGGCGTGCTGTGGCAAGCCTTCACGGCCGACGAGCCGGTGGCCCTTCTCATCGACGAGATCGACAAGGCCGACATCGAATTCCCGAACGACCTGCTGCGCGAAATCGACCGCATGGAGTTCTACTGCTACGAGACGCGCGAACTCATCCGCGCCAAGCACCGGCCGGTGGTGTTCATCACCTCCAACAACGAGAAGGAACTGCCCGACGCGTTCCTTCGCCGCTGCTTCTTCCACTACATCAAGTTCCCCGATGCCGAGACGATGAAGCACATCGTCGCCGTGCACTTCCCGGGCCTCAAGCAAGAGCTGCTCACGGCCGCGATGAAGACCTTCTACGACGTGCGCAACCTGCCGGGCCTGAAGAAGAAGCCCTCGACCTCCGAGCTGCTCGACTGGCTCAAGCTGCTGGTGGCCGAAGACATTCCCCTCGAAGCGCTGCAGAGCAAGGACGACAAGGTCGCCGTGCCGCCGCTGGTGGGCGCGCTGCTCAAGAACGAGCAGGACGTGACGCTCTTCGAGAAGCTCGTCTTCATGCAGCGCAACAACCGATGA
- a CDS encoding GNAT family N-acetyltransferase: MAFVEPVTLKARGIALVPLSLDHEEGLRAAAADGELWKLRVTSVPEPENTRAYIETALKTADRFAFAVTEAATGTVLGSTSFHDILPGVKRVEIGYTWYAARCQRTHVNTTCKLLMLTHAFDTLGCNVVGWRTDNFNFASQRAIERLGAKKDGVIRGHAMRRDGTIRDTVMYSLRSGEWPEVKAQLLYLLDKPRD, translated from the coding sequence ATGGCGTTCGTCGAACCTGTCACGCTGAAGGCCCGCGGCATCGCGCTGGTGCCGCTGTCGCTCGATCACGAAGAGGGCCTGCGCGCCGCGGCCGCCGACGGCGAACTCTGGAAGCTGCGCGTCACCTCGGTGCCCGAGCCCGAGAACACCCGCGCCTACATCGAGACCGCGCTGAAAACTGCCGACCGCTTCGCCTTCGCCGTCACCGAAGCAGCCACCGGCACCGTGCTCGGCAGCACCAGCTTCCACGACATCCTGCCGGGCGTGAAGCGCGTCGAGATTGGCTACACCTGGTACGCCGCGCGCTGCCAGCGCACCCACGTCAACACCACCTGCAAGCTCCTGATGCTCACGCATGCGTTCGACACGCTCGGCTGCAACGTGGTGGGCTGGCGCACCGACAACTTCAACTTCGCTTCGCAGCGCGCCATCGAGCGGCTGGGCGCGAAAAAAGACGGCGTGATCCGCGGCCACGCGATGCGTCGCGACGGCACCATCCGCGACACCGTCATGTACAGCCTCCGTTCGGGCGAGTGGCCCGAGGTGAAGGCGCAGTTGCTCTACCTGCTCGACAAGCCGCGCGACTGA
- a CDS encoding vWA domain-containing protein codes for MLIDFFYTLRSAKLPVSVKEYLTLLEALQADVVGPNSDGAYGIDDFYYLSRTALVKDEKHYDKFDRAFAAYFKGVEMLTDFTKEVPLDWLKKTLEREFTAEEKAKIEKMGWDELMETLKKRFEEQKERHEGGSKWIGTGGTSPFGNGGYNPQGIRIGGAGKNKSAVKVWDQRAYKDYDDTQELGTRNIKVALRRLRKFAREGHEEELDLDNTIHSTAANAGYLDIKMRPERHNNVKVLLLMDVGGTMDEHIQRVEELFSAVKTEFKHLEFYYFHNCVYDFMWKNNKRRFSEKFATWDILRKYNKDYKLIFVGDATMSPYEILQPGGSVEYNNEEAGAEWIQRLTHTFPKFAWINPEPQGVWQYRQSIAVMQQLMSNRMYPLTLRGLEDAMRMLSK; via the coding sequence ATGCTCATCGATTTCTTCTACACCCTGCGCTCGGCCAAGCTGCCCGTGTCCGTCAAGGAATACCTCACGCTGCTCGAGGCGCTGCAGGCCGACGTGGTGGGCCCCAATTCCGACGGCGCCTATGGCATCGACGACTTCTACTACCTCTCGCGCACCGCGCTCGTGAAGGACGAGAAGCACTACGACAAGTTCGACCGTGCCTTCGCCGCCTACTTCAAGGGCGTGGAGATGCTCACCGATTTCACGAAGGAAGTGCCGCTCGACTGGCTCAAGAAGACGCTGGAGCGCGAGTTCACCGCCGAAGAGAAAGCCAAGATCGAGAAGATGGGCTGGGACGAGCTCATGGAGACGCTCAAGAAGCGCTTCGAGGAGCAGAAGGAGCGCCACGAGGGCGGAAGCAAGTGGATCGGCACCGGCGGCACCTCGCCCTTCGGCAACGGCGGCTACAACCCGCAGGGCATCCGCATCGGCGGCGCCGGCAAGAACAAGAGCGCCGTGAAGGTGTGGGACCAGCGCGCCTACAAGGACTACGACGACACCCAGGAGCTGGGCACGCGCAACATCAAGGTCGCGCTGCGGCGCCTTCGCAAGTTCGCGCGCGAAGGCCACGAGGAAGAGCTGGACCTGGACAACACCATCCACTCGACCGCGGCCAACGCCGGCTACCTCGACATCAAGATGCGGCCCGAGCGCCACAACAACGTCAAGGTGCTGCTCCTGATGGACGTGGGCGGCACGATGGACGAGCACATCCAGCGCGTCGAGGAATTGTTCTCGGCCGTGAAGACGGAGTTCAAGCACCTGGAGTTCTATTACTTCCACAACTGCGTCTACGACTTCATGTGGAAGAACAACAAGCGCCGCTTCTCCGAGAAGTTCGCGACCTGGGACATCCTGCGCAAGTACAACAAGGACTACAAGCTCATCTTCGTCGGCGACGCGACCATGAGCCCCTACGAGATCCTGCAGCCCGGCGGCAGCGTCGAATACAACAACGAAGAGGCCGGCGCCGAGTGGATCCAGCGCCTGACGCACACCTTCCCTAAGTTCGCGTGGATCAATCCCGAGCCCCAGGGCGTGTGGCAATACAGGCAGAGCATCGCGGTGATGCAGCAGCTCATGTCCAACCGCATGTACCCGCTCACGCTGCGCGGCCTGGAAGACGCGATGCGCATGCTGTCCAAGTAA
- a CDS encoding autotransporter assembly complex protein TamA, whose amino-acid sequence MVRVVSVSSPAWWPALLFCGVLLLQGCSLLPKKESTEGKPVTGLVRSGDADSTAAKDSSKDEKKVDKRDAFTVDVRGPEAVRDYLTLHLEIQRYRELDDLGATEISRLMVAAEANARELLGTLGYFTPTLTLELNETPESTKAPREIVITVAPGEPTKVSNVQISYAGAIADDATAEAQRDSIRTGWALRAGLPFTQQAWDDAKTTALRSLTAKRFPTGNIEVSRAEVDADRSEARLSVTYQSGPAYKFGPLVLRGLSRYDPDGARRIARLPSGTDYDQQKLLDAQQRLASSGYYDSVFLTLDTESGNPLAAPVIAQLREAPLQKVVLGAGFTTDNGPRLSIDHIHNQIPLLGWRAVSRLSVDNDIKSLGTEWNAIPDDKGWRWFSGAELKREEAGSYIVDSGRLRGGRNKSSDHIDRSYFLQYDYAQNRGIDAPPSASAVTANWGWTGRYFDNNSAPTRGYALALELAAGYTLTGEQTPFTRTYVRGLGILPLGSAEDTEARARRSRLQLRVEAGAVSAKDSAQIPSTLMFLTGGDTTVRGYSYKQIGTVRADGQTVAGRYLGVASVEWQRPFVYNNKLTEWESVVFVDAGAVADKPGELKPKVGVGVGARWRSPVGPVQADLAYGVDTKKFRLHFRLGFTF is encoded by the coding sequence ATGGTCAGGGTGGTTTCCGTTTCTTCGCCGGCGTGGTGGCCGGCTTTGCTTTTTTGTGGCGTCCTTCTTTTGCAAGGCTGCAGCTTGCTGCCGAAAAAAGAAAGCACCGAGGGCAAGCCCGTGACCGGCCTCGTGCGCAGCGGCGATGCCGACAGCACCGCCGCCAAGGACAGCAGCAAGGACGAGAAGAAAGTCGACAAGCGCGACGCCTTCACCGTCGACGTGCGAGGGCCTGAAGCGGTTCGCGACTACCTCACGCTTCATCTGGAAATCCAGCGCTACCGCGAACTCGACGACCTCGGCGCGACGGAAATCTCCCGCCTCATGGTCGCCGCCGAAGCCAATGCGCGCGAACTGCTCGGCACCCTCGGCTACTTCACCCCCACGCTGACGCTCGAACTCAACGAGACACCCGAGAGCACCAAGGCCCCTCGCGAGATCGTCATCACCGTCGCGCCCGGCGAGCCCACCAAGGTGAGCAATGTGCAGATCAGCTATGCCGGAGCTATCGCCGACGACGCCACCGCCGAGGCGCAGCGAGACTCGATCCGCACCGGCTGGGCCCTGCGCGCAGGCCTGCCCTTCACCCAGCAGGCCTGGGACGACGCCAAGACCACCGCGCTGCGCAGCCTGACGGCCAAGCGCTTCCCCACCGGCAACATCGAGGTGAGCCGCGCCGAGGTCGATGCCGACCGCAGCGAGGCGCGCCTTAGCGTCACCTACCAATCGGGCCCCGCCTACAAGTTCGGCCCGCTCGTGCTGCGGGGCCTTTCGCGCTACGACCCCGACGGCGCGCGCCGCATCGCACGCCTGCCCAGCGGCACCGACTACGACCAGCAGAAGCTGCTCGACGCCCAGCAGCGCCTGGCCAGCAGCGGCTACTACGACTCGGTGTTCCTCACGCTCGACACCGAGAGCGGCAACCCGCTGGCCGCGCCCGTCATCGCGCAGTTGCGCGAGGCGCCGCTGCAGAAGGTGGTGCTGGGGGCCGGCTTCACCACCGACAACGGCCCGCGCCTGTCGATCGACCACATCCACAACCAGATTCCGCTGCTGGGTTGGCGCGCGGTCTCGCGGCTCTCGGTGGACAACGACATCAAGTCGCTGGGCACCGAGTGGAACGCGATCCCCGACGACAAGGGCTGGCGCTGGTTCTCCGGCGCCGAACTCAAGCGCGAGGAAGCGGGCAGCTACATCGTCGACAGCGGCCGGCTGCGCGGCGGGCGCAACAAGTCCAGCGACCACATCGACCGCAGCTACTTCCTGCAGTACGACTACGCGCAGAACCGCGGCATCGACGCACCGCCCTCGGCCTCGGCGGTCACAGCCAACTGGGGCTGGACCGGGCGCTACTTCGACAACAACTCGGCCCCCACGCGCGGCTACGCGCTCGCGCTCGAACTCGCGGCCGGCTACACGCTCACGGGCGAGCAGACGCCCTTCACCCGCACCTATGTGCGCGGGCTGGGCATCCTGCCGCTCGGCTCGGCCGAGGACACCGAGGCGCGCGCGCGCCGCAGCCGCCTGCAGTTGCGCGTCGAGGCCGGCGCGGTGTCGGCGAAAGACTCCGCGCAGATCCCGTCCACGCTGATGTTCCTCACCGGCGGCGACACCACCGTGCGCGGCTACAGCTACAAGCAGATCGGCACCGTGCGCGCTGATGGCCAAACGGTGGCCGGCCGCTACCTCGGCGTGGCGAGCGTCGAGTGGCAGCGCCCCTTCGTCTACAACAACAAGCTCACCGAATGGGAGAGCGTGGTGTTCGTCGATGCCGGCGCCGTGGCCGACAAGCCCGGCGAGCTCAAGCCCAAGGTGGGCGTGGGCGTGGGTGCGCGATGGCGCAGCCCGGTCGGGCCGGTGCAGGCTGATCTGGCCTACGGCGTGGACACGAAGAAATTCCGCCTGCACTTTCGCCTCGGCTTCACTTTCTGA
- a CDS encoding translocation/assembly module TamB domain-containing protein produces MSNEEAVSNPTPPVPPAVKAKRSRARRAMRALAWTFAGLFLAVLLLVAGAWWWLGSNTSLAFALAQAAQRLPAGQTLESRDVTGSLRTGGHIGWLKYQSESIAVEVNDATIGWQFAPLFQRKVQLGEVHAKQVLIEKRGAPSEEPTQPLEQLVLPVDVDVPFRIDEVRWAGPPVLEAKNLTGSYVYKNAEHALEVKGVDIADGHYSARIKLQGPAPMAIDAALDGRVKAPLAEDHNIDVIAQATVKGTLAGTAARLQVAAELKPAEENADAPMEAKLQAQIAPWLPQPVIDAKADLSNVDASSLWPGAPETQLTGTVSVEPDPDAGASAWKASADIRNALPGPWDRSKLPVEQVQGRVGFDGTNWTIPEATVRAGGGRIDAEGRWSPAPAPWQIRATVRSVRPGALHSELAGAPVSGQVTAQQREDTITFDASLKAEGGAGSKSLPGFALDRALAQGQWKDQVLDLRTLRIEAQRASVDGKLQVRVAEQAASGKLNLVLPGGGAQLEGRIAPDAGAGDIKARIDDADTLQRWVEGLPGLSGVFAGTTAKGSARLDASWQGGWRTIQRRIENANAPAQRGIAEPTLKAALTVPRLDLNLPAAQPGGTATAVQLRELQADLSGSLAQAALTLKGEATTGTQKITLDTRASGGIAGANQWRAALASLRLQAQDSARPGNPWIVELSREVTATIRAGGNPARLDVEASAASATLRGPVPGTVRIDWQPLRFSQSGAAPNKVFRVQSKGQMQGLPMAWAGAFGASSTLSELGISGDLMFDGDWDIDAGDTLRAKARIARQSGDIRVQAGEAALVTRITSTGTGTASERTMNSASAGGADSPSTPAGLRQAELRLDAEGDAVRATLAWDSERAGKINADMNTRVTQRAGGWQWAPDAPLGGSIKATLPNLGVWSMLAPPGWRIAGTLDANATLSGNRAAPRWNGTLGADKLALRAPVEGLDLRDGRLRASLAGDRIEITEFTLKGGAGSSARIGGQSGNRSTAASEAGTDGGSLSARGDMSWGAAPGTATPSIRMALQGELRALRVLVRTDRQVTLSGDLQARLDAGQFTVRGKLKTDRAVIILPDETAPSLGTDVVVRSAAKDREAAEAAQRESARADAQAAKPQTAKPPDIVVNFDLGDDFAVQGRGITTRLEGDLEIRSTKLNAPPRITGEVKTVKGQYRAYGQQLDVETGVARFNGPFDNPQLDILAIRPNISQRAGVQISGSAQSPRVKLYSEPALSDAETLSWVILGRASATSGGESALLQQAALAVLGKIGKSGSGGSLASRFGLDELGFKGPGSGGDLRESAVTLGKRLSKDFYVTYERSVGGTFGTLFIFYDLTTRLTLRGQAGQTSGLDLIYTLKYD; encoded by the coding sequence ATGTCGAACGAAGAAGCCGTCTCCAACCCCACGCCGCCCGTGCCACCCGCGGTCAAGGCCAAGCGCTCGCGCGCACGCCGAGCCATGCGCGCGCTGGCATGGACTTTCGCGGGCCTCTTCCTCGCCGTGCTGCTGCTCGTTGCGGGCGCGTGGTGGTGGCTGGGCTCGAACACCTCGCTCGCGTTCGCGCTGGCGCAAGCGGCGCAGCGCCTGCCCGCGGGCCAGACGCTCGAGAGCCGCGACGTGACCGGGTCCCTGCGCACCGGCGGGCACATCGGCTGGCTCAAGTACCAGAGCGAGAGCATCGCCGTCGAGGTGAACGACGCCACCATCGGCTGGCAGTTCGCGCCCCTCTTCCAGCGCAAGGTGCAGCTCGGCGAGGTGCATGCGAAGCAGGTGCTGATCGAGAAGCGCGGTGCGCCGAGCGAAGAACCGACCCAGCCGCTCGAACAGCTTGTGCTGCCGGTCGATGTGGATGTGCCCTTCCGCATCGATGAGGTGCGCTGGGCCGGCCCACCCGTGCTGGAAGCGAAGAACCTCACCGGCAGCTACGTCTACAAGAACGCCGAGCACGCGCTCGAAGTGAAGGGCGTCGACATTGCCGATGGCCATTACAGCGCGCGCATCAAGCTGCAGGGCCCCGCGCCGATGGCGATCGATGCAGCGCTCGATGGCCGCGTGAAGGCGCCGCTTGCCGAAGACCACAACATCGACGTGATCGCGCAAGCCACCGTGAAGGGCACGCTCGCCGGCACGGCTGCGCGCTTGCAGGTCGCCGCCGAACTCAAGCCCGCCGAAGAGAACGCCGATGCGCCGATGGAAGCCAAGCTGCAGGCGCAGATCGCGCCCTGGCTGCCGCAGCCGGTGATCGACGCCAAGGCCGATCTCAGCAATGTCGATGCATCGAGTCTCTGGCCCGGCGCACCCGAAACCCAGCTCACCGGCACCGTCTCGGTCGAACCCGATCCGGACGCGGGCGCGTCCGCATGGAAGGCCTCGGCCGACATCCGCAACGCCTTGCCCGGCCCGTGGGACCGATCGAAGCTCCCGGTCGAGCAGGTGCAAGGCCGCGTCGGCTTCGACGGCACCAACTGGACCATCCCCGAAGCCACGGTGCGCGCCGGCGGCGGCCGCATCGATGCCGAGGGCCGCTGGAGCCCCGCACCCGCGCCCTGGCAGATTCGCGCCACCGTGCGCAGCGTGCGGCCCGGCGCATTGCACAGCGAACTGGCCGGCGCGCCCGTCAGCGGCCAGGTCACCGCGCAGCAGCGCGAAGACACCATCACCTTCGACGCATCGCTCAAGGCCGAAGGCGGCGCGGGCAGCAAGTCGCTGCCCGGCTTTGCGCTCGACCGCGCGCTGGCGCAGGGCCAGTGGAAAGACCAGGTGCTCGACCTGCGCACGCTGCGCATCGAAGCCCAGCGCGCGAGCGTCGACGGCAAGCTCCAGGTGCGCGTGGCCGAACAGGCCGCGAGCGGCAAGCTCAACCTCGTGCTGCCCGGCGGCGGCGCGCAGCTCGAAGGCCGCATCGCGCCGGACGCGGGCGCAGGCGACATCAAGGCGCGCATCGATGATGCCGACACCCTGCAGCGCTGGGTCGAAGGCCTGCCCGGTCTCTCGGGCGTGTTCGCAGGCACGACGGCCAAGGGCTCGGCGCGGCTCGACGCCAGTTGGCAAGGCGGCTGGCGGACCATCCAGCGCCGCATCGAGAACGCGAACGCACCGGCACAACGCGGCATCGCCGAGCCCACGCTCAAGGCCGCGCTCACCGTGCCTCGCCTCGACCTCAACCTGCCGGCCGCACAGCCGGGCGGTACCGCCACCGCGGTGCAACTGCGCGAACTGCAGGCCGACCTTTCCGGCAGCCTCGCGCAAGCCGCGCTCACGCTCAAAGGCGAAGCCACCACCGGCACCCAGAAGATCACGCTCGACACCCGTGCCAGCGGCGGCATTGCCGGCGCCAACCAGTGGCGCGCCGCCCTCGCCAGCCTGCGCCTGCAGGCACAGGACAGCGCGCGCCCAGGCAACCCGTGGATCGTGGAGCTGAGCCGCGAAGTCACTGCCACCATCCGCGCGGGCGGCAATCCGGCCCGCCTCGACGTCGAAGCCTCCGCCGCTTCGGCCACGCTGCGCGGCCCAGTGCCCGGCACCGTGCGCATCGACTGGCAGCCGCTGCGCTTCAGCCAGAGCGGCGCGGCGCCCAACAAGGTGTTCCGCGTGCAGTCGAAGGGCCAGATGCAGGGCCTGCCGATGGCCTGGGCCGGCGCCTTCGGTGCGAGCTCGACGCTCAGCGAACTGGGCATCAGCGGCGACCTGATGTTCGACGGCGACTGGGACATCGACGCCGGCGACACGCTGCGCGCCAAGGCCCGCATCGCGCGCCAGAGCGGCGACATCCGCGTGCAGGCTGGCGAGGCCGCGCTGGTTACCCGCATCACGAGCACCGGCACCGGCACGGCGAGCGAGCGCACGATGAATTCCGCCTCGGCGGGCGGCGCCGATTCGCCCAGCACCCCCGCGGGCCTGCGCCAGGCCGAGTTGCGGCTCGACGCCGAAGGCGATGCCGTGCGCGCCACGCTCGCATGGGACAGCGAACGCGCCGGCAAGATCAACGCCGACATGAACACGCGCGTCACGCAGCGCGCCGGCGGCTGGCAGTGGGCACCCGATGCGCCGCTGGGCGGCAGCATCAAGGCCACGCTGCCGAACCTGGGTGTGTGGTCGATGCTCGCGCCGCCGGGCTGGCGCATCGCCGGCACGCTCGACGCCAACGCCACGCTCTCGGGCAACCGCGCCGCGCCGCGCTGGAACGGCACGCTCGGCGCCGACAAGCTCGCGCTGCGCGCACCGGTCGAAGGGCTGGACCTGCGCGACGGGCGCCTGCGCGCCAGCCTCGCCGGCGACCGCATCGAGATCACCGAGTTCACGCTCAAGGGCGGCGCCGGCAGCTCGGCCCGCATTGGCGGCCAGAGCGGCAACCGCAGCACCGCGGCGAGCGAGGCGGGCACCGATGGCGGCTCGCTCTCGGCGCGCGGCGACATGAGCTGGGGCGCCGCACCGGGCACCGCCACGCCGAGCATCCGCATGGCGCTGCAAGGCGAACTGCGCGCGCTGCGCGTGCTGGTGCGCACCGATCGGCAGGTCACGCTCTCGGGCGACCTGCAGGCGCGGCTCGACGCCGGCCAGTTCACCGTGCGCGGCAAGCTCAAGACCGACCGCGCCGTCATCATCCTGCCCGACGAAACCGCGCCGAGCCTCGGCACCGACGTGGTCGTGCGCTCGGCCGCCAAGGACCGCGAAGCGGCCGAGGCCGCGCAGCGCGAATCGGCCCGCGCCGATGCGCAGGCCGCCAAGCCGCAGACCGCGAAGCCGCCCGACATCGTCGTGAACTTCGACCTCGGCGACGACTTCGCGGTGCAGGGCCGCGGCATCACGACGCGGCTCGAAGGCGACCTGGAAATCCGCAGCACCAAGCTCAATGCGCCGCCGCGCATCACCGGCGAGGTGAAGACCGTGAAGGGCCAGTACCGCGCCTACGGCCAGCAGCTCGATGTGGAAACCGGCGTGGCGCGCTTCAACGGGCCTTTCGACAATCCGCAACTGGACATCCTCGCGATCCGCCCGAACATCTCGCAGCGCGCGGGCGTGCAGATCTCGGGCAGCGCGCAATCGCCGCGCGTGAAGCTCTATTCGGAGCCCGCGCTCTCCGATGCGGAAACGCTCTCGTGGGTGATCCTCGGGCGCGCTTCGGCCACCAGCGGCGGCGAGTCGGCGCTGCTGCAGCAGGCCGCGCTCGCGGTGCTGGGCAAGATCGGCAAGTCCGGCAGCGGCGGCAGCCTCGCGAGCCGCTTCGGCCTGGACGAACTCGGCTTCAAGGGCCCGGGCAGCGGCGGCGATCTGCGCGAGTCGGCGGTCACGCTGGGCAAGCGGCTGTCGAAGGATTTCTACGTGACCTACGAACGCAGCGTCGGCGGCACCTTCGGCACGCTCTTCATCTTCTACGACCTGACGACACGCCTCACGCTGCGCGGACAGGCGGGCCAGACCAGCGGCCTCGACCTGATCTACACCCTGAAGTACGACTGA
- a CDS encoding formate dehydrogenase subunit delta → MHDHDPTAQLVKMANQIGSFFQAQSPDNATMATDAIAAHLKSFWAPSMRMQLIRALEAGGATHLMPIVASAVRSHRANLLPGGAVELAERKEQFPPGGGDAG, encoded by the coding sequence ATGCACGACCACGATCCGACGGCGCAACTGGTCAAGATGGCCAACCAGATCGGCAGCTTCTTCCAGGCCCAGTCGCCCGACAACGCGACGATGGCCACGGACGCGATCGCGGCGCACCTGAAATCGTTCTGGGCGCCGAGCATGCGCATGCAGTTGATCCGCGCGCTCGAAGCGGGCGGCGCGACGCACCTGATGCCGATCGTTGCGTCGGCCGTGCGCAGCCATCGCGCGAACCTGCTGCCGGGCGGGGCGGTCGAGCTGGCTGAAAGGAAAGAGCAGTTTCCGCCGGGGGGCGGCGACGCGGGGTAG
- the fdhD gene encoding formate dehydrogenase accessory sulfurtransferase FdhD produces MNNIATLPAAEGADTFCEGALLLPVHGVRGGEAYAVQDWVAEEVPVALEFNGISHAVMLATPLDLEDFALGFSLGEGILDAAHELYSVDIAPSDLGITVRLQVSSAAFNRLKQRRRTIAGRTGCGLCGTESLAHVSRELPVLGDAAVALERQAIARAMSQFQSLQTLQQATGAVHAAAWCSAEGEVMWLREDVGRHNALDKLIGALASNDIDASTGFIAVTSRASFEMVQKTAMAGVPLLAAVSAPTSFAVTTAERARLTLVGFARKDDLAVYSHPERVTTAGRELSSTSTGRRAH; encoded by the coding sequence GTGAACAACATCGCCACCCTGCCGGCCGCCGAAGGCGCCGACACCTTCTGCGAAGGCGCGCTGCTCTTGCCCGTGCACGGCGTGCGCGGCGGCGAGGCCTATGCGGTGCAGGACTGGGTGGCCGAGGAAGTGCCCGTGGCGCTGGAGTTCAACGGCATCTCGCACGCGGTGATGCTCGCGACGCCGCTGGACCTGGAAGACTTTGCGCTCGGCTTCTCGCTCGGTGAAGGCATCCTCGATGCGGCGCACGAGCTCTATTCGGTGGACATCGCGCCCTCGGACCTCGGCATCACGGTGCGTCTGCAGGTGTCGAGCGCCGCGTTCAACCGCCTGAAGCAGCGGCGCCGCACGATCGCGGGCCGCACCGGCTGCGGCCTGTGCGGCACCGAGAGCCTGGCGCATGTATCGCGTGAACTGCCGGTGCTCGGCGATGCGGCTGTGGCGCTGGAACGCCAGGCGATTGCGCGCGCGATGTCGCAGTTCCAGTCGCTGCAGACGCTGCAGCAGGCCACCGGCGCGGTGCATGCGGCGGCGTGGTGCTCCGCCGAAGGCGAGGTGATGTGGCTGCGCGAAGACGTGGGCCGCCACAACGCGCTCGACAAGCTCATCGGTGCGCTCGCGAGCAATGACATCGACGCGTCCACCGGCTTCATCGCCGTCACCAGCCGCGCGAGTTTCGAGATGGTGCAGAAGACCGCGATGGCGGGCGTGCCGCTGCTCGCTGCGGTGTCGGCGCCGACTTCGTTCGCCGTGACCACGGCGGAACGCGCGCGGCTCACGCTGGTGGGCTTCGCGCGCAAGGACGACCTGGCCGTCTACAGCCATCCGGAGCGCGTGACGACGGCTGGGCGGGAACTCTCATCCACATCGACCGGGCGCCGCGCGCACTGA